From the Carya illinoinensis cultivar Pawnee chromosome 4, C.illinoinensisPawnee_v1, whole genome shotgun sequence genome, one window contains:
- the LOC122308120 gene encoding arginine--tRNA ligase, chloroplastic/mitochondrial-like isoform X2 has translation MAKEEQNVGNVKQQLAKLFESALNATVPNEPDIEPLVAACTAKFGDYQCNNAMGLWSKIKGKQNEFKGPPAVGQAIMRNLPQSEMVESCSVAGPGFVNVVLSKNWIAKSLQKMLIDGIDTWAPRLAIKRAVVDFSSPNIAKEMHVGHLRSTIIGDTLARMLEFSHVEVLRRNHVGDWGTQFGMLIEFLYEKFPNWEDVTETAVGDLQAFYKASKQRFDSDPEFKEKAQKAVVQLQGGEEKYRRAWAQICEISRNEFNRVYQCLGVHLEEKGESFYNPYIPEVLKELTSKNLVEDSQGARVIFIEGFNIPLIVVKSDGGFNYASTDLAALWYRLNEEKAEWIIYVTDVGQQQHFDMVFRAAKRAGWLQAEGNTYPKASHVGFGLVLGEDGKRFRTRNTEVVRLVDLLDEAKSRSKTALIDRGKDIEWSEEELEQTAEAVGYGAVKYADLKNNRLTNYTFNFDQMLNDKGNTAVYLLYAHARICSIIRKSGKDVEELKNTGAIVLDHADERALGLHLLQFSEIVEEACTNLLPNVLCEYLYNLSENFTRFYSNCQVVGSAEETSRLLLCEATATVMRKCFHLLGIIPVYKI, from the exons ATGGCGAAG GAGGAACAAAATGTGGGAAATGTGAAGCAACAGTTGGCCAAACTGTTTGAGTCCGCACTTAATGCAACAGTGCCTAATGAGCCAGATATAGAGCCTTTGGTTGCTGCATGCACTGCAAAATTTGGAGATTACCAATG TAATAACGCGATGGGCCTATGGtctaaaataaaaggaaagcaaAATGAATTTAAGGGTCCTCCAGCTGTTGGACAG GCCATAATGCGAAATCTCCCTCAATCTGAAATGGTAGAATCGTGCTCTGTTGCTGGGCCTGGATTTGTTAATGTCGTATTATCCAAGAATTGGATAGCCAAG AGTCTTCAAAAAATGTTAATTGATGGTATTGATACATGGGCACCACGGCTTGCAATCAAAAGGGCTGTTGTTGACTTTTCTTCGCCTAATATAGCTAAAGAAATGCACGTAGGACATTTAAGATCTACCATCATTGGGGATACGCTCGCCCGCATGCTTGAGTTTTCACATGTTGAAGTTCTTCGGCGAAATCATGTTGGTGACTGGGGGACACAG TTTGGTATGTTGATTGAATTCCTCTATGAAAAATTTCCAAACTGGGAAGATGTTACTGAAACAGCTGTTGGAGATCTTCAG GCATTCTATAAGGCTTCGAAACAGAGATTTGACAGTGATCCTGAATTTAAGGAAAAGGCACAAAAAGCAGTAGTTCAACTCCAG GGTGGTGAAGAGAAGTATCGTAGGGCATGGGCACAGATTTGTGAAATCAGTCGGAATGAGTTTAATAgggtttatcaatgccttggaGTTCATTTAGAGGAAAAG GGGGAAAGTTTCTACAATCCATATATTCCTGAGGTTTTGAAGGAATTGACCAGTAAAAATTTAGTTGAGGACAGTCAGGGTGCTCGTGTGATCTTTATTGAGGGGTTCAATATACCTCTTATTGTTGTGAAGAGTGATGGCGGTTTCAATTATGCTTCAACTGATCTAGCAGCTCTTTG GTATCGCCTTAATGAAGAGAAAGCTGAGTGGATTATATATGTTACTGATGTTGGCCAGCAGCAGCACTTTGATATGGTGTTTCGG GCTGCCAAACGCGCAGGTTGGCTCCAAGCTGAGGGTAACACATATCCTAAAGCTAGCCACGTGGGTTTCGGACTTGTTCTTGGAGAAGATGGGAAGCGCTTTCGAACTCGCAACACTGAAGTGGTTCGGTTAGTTGATTTACTTGATGAAGCCAAGAGTCGCAGCAAAACAGCTCTTATCGATCGTG GCAAGGATATAGAGTGGTCTGAAGAGGAGCTTGAGCAAACTGCCGAGGCAGTAGGTTATGGTGCTGTCAA GTATGCTGACCTGAAGAACAACAGATTAACCAATTACACGTTTAATTTCGATCAGATGCTAAATGATAAG GGTAATACTGCTGTATACTTGCTGTATGCTCATGCCCGAATCTGTTCAATCATCAGAAAATCTGGTAAAGACGTAGAGGAGTtgaagaat ACCGGGGCAATAGTGTTGGATCATGCGGACGAGCGTGCATTGGGGCTTCATCTGCTACAATTTTCTGAG ATTGTTGAGGAGGCCTGCACCAATTTATTGCCGAATGTGTTGTGTGAATATCTCTACAATCTGTCAGAAAACTTTACAAGATTCTATTCCAACTGTCAG GTCGTCGGTTCAGCGGAGGAAACGAGCAGGCTCTTGTTGTGCGAAGCGACGGCAACTGTGATGCGGAAATGCTTTCATCTCCTTGGAATAATACCTGTCTACAAGATATAA
- the LOC122308120 gene encoding arginine--tRNA ligase, cytoplasmic-like isoform X1 → MIVASSLAAFFLGPVSPSQFFSFHRLSHLHPSPSLPAADLLRVTSRRLILASKVQSVSTMAKEEQNVGNVKQQLAKLFESALNATVPNEPDIEPLVAACTAKFGDYQCNNAMGLWSKIKGKQNEFKGPPAVGQAIMRNLPQSEMVESCSVAGPGFVNVVLSKNWIAKSLQKMLIDGIDTWAPRLAIKRAVVDFSSPNIAKEMHVGHLRSTIIGDTLARMLEFSHVEVLRRNHVGDWGTQFGMLIEFLYEKFPNWEDVTETAVGDLQAFYKASKQRFDSDPEFKEKAQKAVVQLQGGEEKYRRAWAQICEISRNEFNRVYQCLGVHLEEKGESFYNPYIPEVLKELTSKNLVEDSQGARVIFIEGFNIPLIVVKSDGGFNYASTDLAALWYRLNEEKAEWIIYVTDVGQQQHFDMVFRAAKRAGWLQAEGNTYPKASHVGFGLVLGEDGKRFRTRNTEVVRLVDLLDEAKSRSKTALIDRGKDIEWSEEELEQTAEAVGYGAVKYADLKNNRLTNYTFNFDQMLNDKGNTAVYLLYAHARICSIIRKSGKDVEELKNTGAIVLDHADERALGLHLLQFSEIVEEACTNLLPNVLCEYLYNLSENFTRFYSNCQVVGSAEETSRLLLCEATATVMRKCFHLLGIIPVYKI, encoded by the exons ATGATAGTAGCGTCGTCCTTGGCCGCCTTTTTCCTTGGTCCGGTTTCTCCCTCTCAATTTTTCTCCTTCCATCGCCTCTCTCACCTTCACCCCTCTCCTTCTCTCCCCGCCGccg ACTTGTTGAGGGTGACATCTAGGAGGCTCATTTTGGCATCCAAGGTACAATCAGTTTCAACAATGGCGAAG GAGGAACAAAATGTGGGAAATGTGAAGCAACAGTTGGCCAAACTGTTTGAGTCCGCACTTAATGCAACAGTGCCTAATGAGCCAGATATAGAGCCTTTGGTTGCTGCATGCACTGCAAAATTTGGAGATTACCAATG TAATAACGCGATGGGCCTATGGtctaaaataaaaggaaagcaaAATGAATTTAAGGGTCCTCCAGCTGTTGGACAG GCCATAATGCGAAATCTCCCTCAATCTGAAATGGTAGAATCGTGCTCTGTTGCTGGGCCTGGATTTGTTAATGTCGTATTATCCAAGAATTGGATAGCCAAG AGTCTTCAAAAAATGTTAATTGATGGTATTGATACATGGGCACCACGGCTTGCAATCAAAAGGGCTGTTGTTGACTTTTCTTCGCCTAATATAGCTAAAGAAATGCACGTAGGACATTTAAGATCTACCATCATTGGGGATACGCTCGCCCGCATGCTTGAGTTTTCACATGTTGAAGTTCTTCGGCGAAATCATGTTGGTGACTGGGGGACACAG TTTGGTATGTTGATTGAATTCCTCTATGAAAAATTTCCAAACTGGGAAGATGTTACTGAAACAGCTGTTGGAGATCTTCAG GCATTCTATAAGGCTTCGAAACAGAGATTTGACAGTGATCCTGAATTTAAGGAAAAGGCACAAAAAGCAGTAGTTCAACTCCAG GGTGGTGAAGAGAAGTATCGTAGGGCATGGGCACAGATTTGTGAAATCAGTCGGAATGAGTTTAATAgggtttatcaatgccttggaGTTCATTTAGAGGAAAAG GGGGAAAGTTTCTACAATCCATATATTCCTGAGGTTTTGAAGGAATTGACCAGTAAAAATTTAGTTGAGGACAGTCAGGGTGCTCGTGTGATCTTTATTGAGGGGTTCAATATACCTCTTATTGTTGTGAAGAGTGATGGCGGTTTCAATTATGCTTCAACTGATCTAGCAGCTCTTTG GTATCGCCTTAATGAAGAGAAAGCTGAGTGGATTATATATGTTACTGATGTTGGCCAGCAGCAGCACTTTGATATGGTGTTTCGG GCTGCCAAACGCGCAGGTTGGCTCCAAGCTGAGGGTAACACATATCCTAAAGCTAGCCACGTGGGTTTCGGACTTGTTCTTGGAGAAGATGGGAAGCGCTTTCGAACTCGCAACACTGAAGTGGTTCGGTTAGTTGATTTACTTGATGAAGCCAAGAGTCGCAGCAAAACAGCTCTTATCGATCGTG GCAAGGATATAGAGTGGTCTGAAGAGGAGCTTGAGCAAACTGCCGAGGCAGTAGGTTATGGTGCTGTCAA GTATGCTGACCTGAAGAACAACAGATTAACCAATTACACGTTTAATTTCGATCAGATGCTAAATGATAAG GGTAATACTGCTGTATACTTGCTGTATGCTCATGCCCGAATCTGTTCAATCATCAGAAAATCTGGTAAAGACGTAGAGGAGTtgaagaat ACCGGGGCAATAGTGTTGGATCATGCGGACGAGCGTGCATTGGGGCTTCATCTGCTACAATTTTCTGAG ATTGTTGAGGAGGCCTGCACCAATTTATTGCCGAATGTGTTGTGTGAATATCTCTACAATCTGTCAGAAAACTTTACAAGATTCTATTCCAACTGTCAG GTCGTCGGTTCAGCGGAGGAAACGAGCAGGCTCTTGTTGTGCGAAGCGACGGCAACTGTGATGCGGAAATGCTTTCATCTCCTTGGAATAATACCTGTCTACAAGATATAA
- the LOC122308120 gene encoding arginine--tRNA ligase, chloroplastic/mitochondrial-like isoform X3, with protein MIVASSLAAFFLGPVSPSQFFSFHRLSHLHPSPSLPAADLLRVTSRRLILASKVQSVSTMAKEEQNVGNVKQQLAKLFESALNATVPNEPDIEPLVAACTAKFGDYQCNNAMGLWSKIKGKQNEFKGPPAVGQAIMRNLPQSEMVESCSVAGPGFVNVVLSKNWIAKSLQKMLIDGIDTWAPRLAIKRAVVDFSSPNIAKEMHVGHLRSTIIGDTLARMLEFSHVEVLRRNHVGDWGTQFGMLIEFLYEKFPNWEDVTETAVGDLQAFYKASKQRFDSDPEFKEKAQKAVVQLQGGEEKYRRAWAQICEISRNEFNRVYQCLGVHLEEKGESFYNPYIPEVLKELTSKNLVEDSQGARVIFIEGFNIPLIVVKSDGGFNYASTDLAALWYRLNEEKAEWIIYVTDVGQQQHFDMVFRAAKRAGWLQAEGNTYPKASHVGFGLVLGEDGKRFRTRNTEVVRLVDLLDEAKSRSKTALIDRVVRSMIL; from the exons ATGATAGTAGCGTCGTCCTTGGCCGCCTTTTTCCTTGGTCCGGTTTCTCCCTCTCAATTTTTCTCCTTCCATCGCCTCTCTCACCTTCACCCCTCTCCTTCTCTCCCCGCCGccg ACTTGTTGAGGGTGACATCTAGGAGGCTCATTTTGGCATCCAAGGTACAATCAGTTTCAACAATGGCGAAG GAGGAACAAAATGTGGGAAATGTGAAGCAACAGTTGGCCAAACTGTTTGAGTCCGCACTTAATGCAACAGTGCCTAATGAGCCAGATATAGAGCCTTTGGTTGCTGCATGCACTGCAAAATTTGGAGATTACCAATG TAATAACGCGATGGGCCTATGGtctaaaataaaaggaaagcaaAATGAATTTAAGGGTCCTCCAGCTGTTGGACAG GCCATAATGCGAAATCTCCCTCAATCTGAAATGGTAGAATCGTGCTCTGTTGCTGGGCCTGGATTTGTTAATGTCGTATTATCCAAGAATTGGATAGCCAAG AGTCTTCAAAAAATGTTAATTGATGGTATTGATACATGGGCACCACGGCTTGCAATCAAAAGGGCTGTTGTTGACTTTTCTTCGCCTAATATAGCTAAAGAAATGCACGTAGGACATTTAAGATCTACCATCATTGGGGATACGCTCGCCCGCATGCTTGAGTTTTCACATGTTGAAGTTCTTCGGCGAAATCATGTTGGTGACTGGGGGACACAG TTTGGTATGTTGATTGAATTCCTCTATGAAAAATTTCCAAACTGGGAAGATGTTACTGAAACAGCTGTTGGAGATCTTCAG GCATTCTATAAGGCTTCGAAACAGAGATTTGACAGTGATCCTGAATTTAAGGAAAAGGCACAAAAAGCAGTAGTTCAACTCCAG GGTGGTGAAGAGAAGTATCGTAGGGCATGGGCACAGATTTGTGAAATCAGTCGGAATGAGTTTAATAgggtttatcaatgccttggaGTTCATTTAGAGGAAAAG GGGGAAAGTTTCTACAATCCATATATTCCTGAGGTTTTGAAGGAATTGACCAGTAAAAATTTAGTTGAGGACAGTCAGGGTGCTCGTGTGATCTTTATTGAGGGGTTCAATATACCTCTTATTGTTGTGAAGAGTGATGGCGGTTTCAATTATGCTTCAACTGATCTAGCAGCTCTTTG GTATCGCCTTAATGAAGAGAAAGCTGAGTGGATTATATATGTTACTGATGTTGGCCAGCAGCAGCACTTTGATATGGTGTTTCGG GCTGCCAAACGCGCAGGTTGGCTCCAAGCTGAGGGTAACACATATCCTAAAGCTAGCCACGTGGGTTTCGGACTTGTTCTTGGAGAAGATGGGAAGCGCTTTCGAACTCGCAACACTGAAGTGGTTCGGTTAGTTGATTTACTTGATGAAGCCAAGAGTCGCAGCAAAACAGCTCTTATCGATCGTG TTGTAAGATCTATGATCCTTTAA
- the LOC122308122 gene encoding probable glutamate carboxypeptidase LAMP1 isoform X2 — MFKATSIIFLGLATSFSFLLVSPPSKSSYHSLFTSPSLSDNFSISNHLHTLTRRPHVAGSEANAEAAAYVLSIFTSSNIQSHIASYEVSLTYPVSRSLTLARPPPEPPTTFNLRQEIYDGDPYADVADQVQPTFHAYAKSGNVSGPVVYVNYGRVEDYMTLKEMGVNVSGAIALAKYGKIYRGDIVKTAYAAGAIGVLVYTDRKDYGGGGGDVRWFPDDKWMPPSGVQVGSVYKGLGDPTTPGWASTRECERLSEEEVEKGGDVPLIPSLPVSAADGETILRSIGGQVADEDWQGSKDAPTYRLGPGPGIVHLNYTGKQIIGTIQNVIGVIEGAEEPDRFVILGNHRDAWTFGAVDPNSGTAALLEIAERLGKMQKKGWKPRRTIVLCNWDAEEYGLIGSTEWVEENRETLASRAVAYLNVDCAVSGPGFHASATPQLDELLKRATQQIERLGDGGSDFAAFVQHVGIPAVAMFFGGGYPVYHSMYDDFIWMEKYGDPMFRRHVAVASVWGLVALWLADEEFLPYNYLSYSQELQMYTKELEDRISDKNVSLTPLFKSIEELTKAATTVNNQIKEMKERKGWASIWNKDPLKVRELNDRQMMTERAFTDRDGLYGRSWYKHLIYGPSEHDDYGSSFFPGIDYAIEKAKTENTTETWHLVQREVWKVSRAIRHASLVLKGELT, encoded by the exons ATGTTCAAAGCAACCAGCATCATCTTCCTAGGCTTAGCCACCTCTTTCAGTTTCCTTCTGGTTTCTCCCCCTTCAAAATCTTCCTATCACTCCCTATTCACATCTCCTTCTCTATCCGACAACTTTTCAATATCAAACCACCTACACACCCTCACTCGCCGGCCTCATGTTGCTGGCTCTGAGGCTAATGCCGAGGCGGCAGCCTATGTTTTGTCCATCTTTACTTCCAGCAACATCCAATCACACATAGCATCCTATGAGGTGTCTCTGACTTACCCTGTATCTCGTTCCTTAACATTAGCACGTCCACCTCCAGAGCCACCCACTACGTTCAATCTTCGCCAAGAAATTTATGATGGAGATCCATATGCTGATGTAGCAGACCAAGTTCAGCCTACCTTTCATGCATATGCAAAGTCAGGTAATGTCTCTGGACCTGTGGTTTATGTGAACTACGGACGAGTGGAAGACTACATGACACTGAAAGAAATGGGTGTAAACGTCTCGGGTGCTATTGCATTggcaaaatatggaaaaatataccGAGGAGACATAGTAAAGACTGCATATGCAGCAGGCGCTATAGGGGTATTGGTGTATACAGATCGAAAGGACTATGGCGGTGGGGGAGGGGATGTGCGGTGGTTCCCAGATGATAAATGGATGCCACCAAGCGGAGTACAGGTGGGATCAGTTTACAAAGGACTCGGAGACCCTACTACACCGGGATGGGCGAGCACTAGAGAATGTGAAAGGTTATCAGAAGAGGAGGTAGAGAAAGGAGGGGATGTTCCCCTCATTCCATCATTGCCGGTGTCAGCAGCAGATGGTGAAACAATCTTGAGATCCATTGGTGGACAAGTTGCCGATGAGGACTGGCAGGGAAGTAAAGATGCACCTACTTATAGGCTTGGACCAGGGCCAGGAATTGTCCATCTCAATTACACT GGAAAGCAAATCATAGGGACAATTCAGAATGTCATTGGTGTGATTGAAGGAGCAGAAGAGCCAGATAG ATTTGTCATTCTGGGTAATCATCGAGATGCGTGGACATTTGGAGCCGTTGATCCCAACAGTGGCACCGCAGCGTTGTTAGAG ATTGCAGAAAGACTGgggaaaatgcaaaaaaaaggATGGAAACCTCGAAGAACAATTGTGTTGTGCAATTGGGACGCTGAGGAATATGGACtg ATAGGATCCACAGAATGGGTAGAAGAGAACAGAGAAACACTAGCTTCGAGGGCTGTTGCTTACTTGAATGTTGACTGTGCTGTATCTGGACCAGGATTCCATGCCTCTGCAACCCCCCAGCTTGATGAACTACTCAAACGAGCAACTCAACAG ATCGAGAGGCTAGGAGATGGAGGATCAGATTTTGCAGCTTTTGTGCAACATGTAGGAATTCCAGCAGTTGCAATGTTTTTCGGAGGAG GTTACCCTGTATACCACTCAATGTACGATGACTTTATCTGGATGGAAAAATATGGTGATCCAATGTTTCGTAGACATGTTGCAG TGGCAAGTGTTTGGGGTTTAGTAGCTCTTTGGTTAGCAGATGAGGAATTTTTGCCTTACAACTATCTCTCCTACTCACAGGAGCTCCAG ATGTACACGAAGGAGTTAGAAGATAGGATCTCAGATAAGAATGTGAGCCTAACCCCTTTGTTCAAGTCCATAGAGGAGCTCACAAAAGCAGCCACCACAGTAAACAACCAGATCAAG GAAATGAAAGAACGAAAAGGTTGGGCGTCAATATGGAATAAAGATCCGTTGAAGGTGAGAGAGCTCAATGACAGACAAATGATGACAGAGCGTGCATTTACAGACCGAGATGGACTCTACGGAAGGTCATGGTATAAGCATTTG atTTATGGGCCCTCGGAGCACGATGACTATGGATCCAGCTTCTTTCCCGGGATAGATTATGCCATTGAGAAGGCAAAGACTGAGAATACTACAGAGACATGGCATTTAGTACAACGTGAAGTTTGGAAAGTCTCTCGAGCTATCAGACATGCTTCACTAGTTCTCAAGGGCGAACTGACATGA
- the LOC122308122 gene encoding probable glutamate carboxypeptidase LAMP1 isoform X1, with the protein MFKATSIIFLGLATSFSFLLVSPPSKSSYHSLFTSPSLSDNFSISNHLHTLTRRPHVAGSEANAEAAAYVLSIFTSSNIQSHIASYEVSLTYPVSRSLTLARPPPEPPTTFNLRQEIYDGDPYADVADQVQPTFHAYAKSGNVSGPVVYVNYGRVEDYMTLKEMGVNVSGAIALAKYGKIYRGDIVKTAYAAGAIGVLVYTDRKDYGGGGGDVRWFPDDKWMPPSGVQVGSVYKGLGDPTTPGWASTRECERLSEEEVEKGGDVPLIPSLPVSAADGETILRSIGGQVADEDWQGSKDAPTYRLGPGPGIVHLNYTGKQIIGTIQNVIGVIEGAEEPDRFVILGNHRDAWTFGAVDPNSGTAALLEIAERLGKMQKKGWKPRRTIVLCNWDAEEYGLIGSTEWVEENRETLASRAVAYLNVDCAVSGPGFHASATPQLDELLKRATQQVQDPDNSSQSIYDSWVSSNNSLLIERLGDGGSDFAAFVQHVGIPAVAMFFGGGYPVYHSMYDDFIWMEKYGDPMFRRHVAVASVWGLVALWLADEEFLPYNYLSYSQELQMYTKELEDRISDKNVSLTPLFKSIEELTKAATTVNNQIKEMKERKGWASIWNKDPLKVRELNDRQMMTERAFTDRDGLYGRSWYKHLIYGPSEHDDYGSSFFPGIDYAIEKAKTENTTETWHLVQREVWKVSRAIRHASLVLKGELT; encoded by the exons ATGTTCAAAGCAACCAGCATCATCTTCCTAGGCTTAGCCACCTCTTTCAGTTTCCTTCTGGTTTCTCCCCCTTCAAAATCTTCCTATCACTCCCTATTCACATCTCCTTCTCTATCCGACAACTTTTCAATATCAAACCACCTACACACCCTCACTCGCCGGCCTCATGTTGCTGGCTCTGAGGCTAATGCCGAGGCGGCAGCCTATGTTTTGTCCATCTTTACTTCCAGCAACATCCAATCACACATAGCATCCTATGAGGTGTCTCTGACTTACCCTGTATCTCGTTCCTTAACATTAGCACGTCCACCTCCAGAGCCACCCACTACGTTCAATCTTCGCCAAGAAATTTATGATGGAGATCCATATGCTGATGTAGCAGACCAAGTTCAGCCTACCTTTCATGCATATGCAAAGTCAGGTAATGTCTCTGGACCTGTGGTTTATGTGAACTACGGACGAGTGGAAGACTACATGACACTGAAAGAAATGGGTGTAAACGTCTCGGGTGCTATTGCATTggcaaaatatggaaaaatataccGAGGAGACATAGTAAAGACTGCATATGCAGCAGGCGCTATAGGGGTATTGGTGTATACAGATCGAAAGGACTATGGCGGTGGGGGAGGGGATGTGCGGTGGTTCCCAGATGATAAATGGATGCCACCAAGCGGAGTACAGGTGGGATCAGTTTACAAAGGACTCGGAGACCCTACTACACCGGGATGGGCGAGCACTAGAGAATGTGAAAGGTTATCAGAAGAGGAGGTAGAGAAAGGAGGGGATGTTCCCCTCATTCCATCATTGCCGGTGTCAGCAGCAGATGGTGAAACAATCTTGAGATCCATTGGTGGACAAGTTGCCGATGAGGACTGGCAGGGAAGTAAAGATGCACCTACTTATAGGCTTGGACCAGGGCCAGGAATTGTCCATCTCAATTACACT GGAAAGCAAATCATAGGGACAATTCAGAATGTCATTGGTGTGATTGAAGGAGCAGAAGAGCCAGATAG ATTTGTCATTCTGGGTAATCATCGAGATGCGTGGACATTTGGAGCCGTTGATCCCAACAGTGGCACCGCAGCGTTGTTAGAG ATTGCAGAAAGACTGgggaaaatgcaaaaaaaaggATGGAAACCTCGAAGAACAATTGTGTTGTGCAATTGGGACGCTGAGGAATATGGACtg ATAGGATCCACAGAATGGGTAGAAGAGAACAGAGAAACACTAGCTTCGAGGGCTGTTGCTTACTTGAATGTTGACTGTGCTGTATCTGGACCAGGATTCCATGCCTCTGCAACCCCCCAGCTTGATGAACTACTCAAACGAGCAACTCAACAG GTTCAAGACCCAGATAACTCATCACAATCTATTTACGATTCGTGGGTTAGTTCCAACAATTCTCTCCTG ATCGAGAGGCTAGGAGATGGAGGATCAGATTTTGCAGCTTTTGTGCAACATGTAGGAATTCCAGCAGTTGCAATGTTTTTCGGAGGAG GTTACCCTGTATACCACTCAATGTACGATGACTTTATCTGGATGGAAAAATATGGTGATCCAATGTTTCGTAGACATGTTGCAG TGGCAAGTGTTTGGGGTTTAGTAGCTCTTTGGTTAGCAGATGAGGAATTTTTGCCTTACAACTATCTCTCCTACTCACAGGAGCTCCAG ATGTACACGAAGGAGTTAGAAGATAGGATCTCAGATAAGAATGTGAGCCTAACCCCTTTGTTCAAGTCCATAGAGGAGCTCACAAAAGCAGCCACCACAGTAAACAACCAGATCAAG GAAATGAAAGAACGAAAAGGTTGGGCGTCAATATGGAATAAAGATCCGTTGAAGGTGAGAGAGCTCAATGACAGACAAATGATGACAGAGCGTGCATTTACAGACCGAGATGGACTCTACGGAAGGTCATGGTATAAGCATTTG atTTATGGGCCCTCGGAGCACGATGACTATGGATCCAGCTTCTTTCCCGGGATAGATTATGCCATTGAGAAGGCAAAGACTGAGAATACTACAGAGACATGGCATTTAGTACAACGTGAAGTTTGGAAAGTCTCTCGAGCTATCAGACATGCTTCACTAGTTCTCAAGGGCGAACTGACATGA